The Solanum pennellii chromosome 11, SPENNV200 genome contains a region encoding:
- the LOC107003002 gene encoding AP-1 complex subunit sigma-2 isoform X1 has protein sequence MIHFVLLISRQGKVRLTKWYSPYSQKERTKVIRELSGMILTRGPKLCNFVEWRGYKVVYKRYASLYFCMCIDQEDNELEVLEIIHHFVEILDRYFGSVCELDLIFNFHKAYYILDELVIAGELQESSKKTVARLIAAQDSLVEAAKEEASSLSNIIAQATK, from the exons ATG ATTCATTTTGTTCTGCTCATTAGCCGACAGGGAAAGGTGAGGCTAACCAAGTGGTATTCACCATATTCACAAAAAGAGAGAACCAAG GTAATCCGTGAATTAAGTGGTATGATTCTCACTCGAGGACCGAAGCTTTGCAATTTTGTCGAGTGGAGAGGATACAAAGTCGTTTATAAAAG ATATGCAAGCCTGTATTTCTGTATGTGCATAGACCAAGAGGACAATGAGTTGGAGGTCCTGGAAATcatacaccattttgttgagatTCTGGACCGATACTTTGGAAGT GTATGTGAGCTAGacttaattttcaattttcacaaG GCATACTATATATTGGACGAACTTGTGATTGCTGGTGAACTCCAAGAATCAAGCAAGAAAACAGTTGCACGTCTAATTGCTGCACAG GATTCTTTGGTTGAGGCTGCCAAAGAAGAGGCAAGTTCTCTTAGTAACATAATTGCACAGGCTACTAAATGA
- the LOC107004568 gene encoding F-box protein At3g54460 — protein MEGDYSIPDHKLCGFFLTAVEISSPPHSSELHSTLPLNSQCYIAGDGSNIHFVTDNDVELCPIGSHTEEDRNDVVPMKKRSRIGMVNGSISVVHQLHKLVMQKCLKIVARVLEVVERGDDEEVRAVVLVDVYLPLALWSGWQFPKSGPVAAALFRHISCDWDAWSSMLQSAKLGVEKDFSIWNLSDCHVLGCKLHCSASDPSKKKLFELHEIFKSLPSVEKRGNPDSLRVNPLDTSRSGIWVITDDILISILSSLCPADLLRVSATCRHLKFLAASIMPCLKLKLFAHQQAAVDWMLQRERSVELLKHPLYMDFVTEDGFAFYINAVSGQITTGHAPTIKDFHGGMFCDEPGLGKTITALSLILKTQGTLAEPPDGALVIWCMHNAHRRCGYYELSSEDTINSGVLSSNRATGHNGRRGQLSLEKLTPEKSLNSFSTSLGSMVVNSADHVAISEISSSTVTQSTPRRSTARCTSSYSQIKRDLMYEYEGTSSFPEERNSRKNSKKRKLASNNQRKSSACEKSGYSHKLSRSSKRFHEPSAENYELKETWIQCDACHKWRRLADAGAADTTSAWFCSMNTDPLYQSCSVAEVSWDHKQHITCLLGFRSKETPGGLEENISFFTGVLKDEYSIMDSEAKKAIIWLAKLSPQKLLEMETTGLVQPIVQTSIGVPHGHHKIFQAFGLVKRVAKGTTMWYYPRGLMNLVFDLDALRVALCKPLDSFRLYLSRATLVVVPSNLVDHWRGQIERHVRQGQLRVFVWTDQKRPSAHSLAWDYDVVITTFSRLSAEWGPKKRSVLMQVHWLRIMLDEGHTLGSSLTLTNKLQMAVSLRATNRWLLTGTPTPNTPSSQLSHLQPLLKFLHDETYGQNQKAWEAGILKPFEAEMEEGRSRLLQLLHRCMISARKKDLQNIPPCIKKVTLLNFTEEHARTYNELVEHVRRNILMADWNDPSHVESLLNPKQWKFRSTTIRNVRLSCCVAGHIRVTEAGDDIQETMDILVEDGLDPTSEEYGLIKYHILFGGNCMRCKAWCRLPVITPCKHLLCLDCVSLDSEKCTISGCGNLYEMQSPETLARPENPNPKWPVPKDLIELQPSYKQDDWNPDWQSTSSSKVAYLVGSLKEIKEANRMIIISNEDKIVETSVSHVHTRINNFSMFSSQQYLVGPANDFCNINPQKVIIFSQFLEHIHVIEQQLAIAGISFASLYSPMPSISKVKALLTFQHDVDCMALLMDGSAALGLDLSFVTHVYLMEPIWDKSMEEQVISRAHRMGATRPILVETLAMSGTIEEQMMKFLQEADEGRRLLKEEYGKLGHDGARAPRTLHDFAESNYLTRLNFVRTSSKA, from the exons ATGGAGGGTGATTATTCAATCCCAGACCACAAGCTATGTGGTTTCTTTCTTACAGCCGTTGAAATTTCGTCTCCGCCGCACTCCTCCGAGCTCCATAGCACCCTCCCTTTAAATTCACAGTGCTACATCGCCGGAGACGGTTCTAATATCCACTTTGTAACGGATAACGACGTTGAATTGTGTCCCATTGGTTCTCATACGGAAGAGGACCGGAATGATGTTGTTCCGATGAAGAAGCGGAGCAGAATTGGAATGGTGAATGGTAGTATAAGCGTGGTGCATCAGTTGCACAAACTTGTAATGCAAAAATGCTTGAAGATTGTTGCTAGGGTTCTTGAGGTTGTGGAGCGTGGCGATGATGAAGAAGTTAGGGCTGTTGTTCTTGTGGATGTGTACTTGCCTTTAGCTTTGTGGTCCGGTTGGCAGTTCCCCAAGTCTGGCCCTGTTGCTGCAGCACTTTTCCGGCATATCAG TTGTGACTGGGATGCTTGGAGTTCTATGCTTCAGTCTGCTAAACTTGGTGTTGAAAAGGATTTTAGTATTTGGAATCTGTCCGACTGTCATGTTCTAGGATGCAAACTGCACTGCAGTGCATCTGACCCTTCCAAGAAAAAGCTCTTTGAGCTCCATGAAATTTTTAAGAGCTTACCTAGTGTAGAGAAGAGGGGAAATCCTGATTCTTTAAGAGTGAATCCCCTTGATACTAGTAGATCGGGTATCTGGGTGATAACAGATGACATTTTGATCAGTATTCTTTCTTCACTTTGTCCTGCTGATCTACTCAGGGTTTCTGCAACATGTCGACATTTAAAATTTCTTGCTGCATCAATCATGCCATGTTTGAAGCTGAAATTGTTTGCTCATCAGCAGGCTGCAGTTGACTGGATGTTACAGCGTGAGCGTAGTGTTGAATTACTTAAGCACCCACTGTACATGGATTTTgtcactgaagatggatttgCTTTTTATATAAATGCTGTTTCTGGTCAAATAACCACAGGGCATGCTCCTACTATCAAGGATTTCCATGGGGGAATGTTCTGTGATGAGCCTGGCTTAGGTAAAACTATTACTGCTCTTTCTCTCATTTTGAAGACTCAGGGAACACTGGCAGAGCCACCAGATGGTGCACTAGTCATCTGGTGTATGCATAATGCTCATCGGAGGTGTGGTTATTATGAGCTTAGTAGTGAAGATACAATCAATTCTGGTGTTTTATCATCTAATAGAGCTACTGGACACAATGGCCGAAGAGGACAATTATCTTTAGAGAAATTAACCCCGGAGAAAAGCTTGAACAGCTTCTCCACATCACTTGGATCCATGGTTGTTAATTCAGCTGATCATGTAGCAATTTCAGAAATCAGTTCATCTACAGTCACACAGTCTACTCCAAGAAGGTCTACTGCGAGGTGTACTAGTAGCTATAGCCAGATAAAAAGAgatcttatgtatgaatatgaaggAACATCTTCTTTTCCTGAAGAGAGAAATTCTaggaaaaactcaaaaaaaagaaagctTGCTTCCAACAACCAGCGAAAAAGCTCAGCATGTGAGAAATCTGGTTATTCACATAAATTATCTCGTAGTAGTAAGAGGTTTCATGAGCCTTCTGCAGAGAACTATGAGCTCAAGGAAACTTGGATCCAGTGTGATGCTTGTCACAAATGGCGGAGGCTTGCAGATGCCGGTGCAGCAGATACTACTTCCGCATGGTTCTGCAGTATGAATACTGATCCATTATATCAGAGTTGTAGTGTTGCAGAAGTCTCTTGGGATCATAAGCAACATATCACTTGCCTTCTAGGATTTCGTAGTAAAGAAACTCCTGGGGGACTGGaagaaaatatatcattttttaccGGTGTGCTGAAGGATGAATATTCAATTATGGATTCAGAAGCAAAGAAGGCTATAATTTGGTTAGCTAAGCTGTCACCACAGAAGCTGTTAGAGATGGAAACAACTGGGTTGGTGCAACCTATTGTACAGACTTCCATAGGAGTTCCCCATGGCcatcataaaatatttcaagCCTTTGGTCTTGTCAAGAGGGTTGCAAAGGGTACAACTATGTGGTACTATCCTAGAGGTCTTATGAACCTGGTCTTTGATTTGGATGCCCTAAGAGTAGCTCTGTGTAAACCTCTGGATTCATTTAGATTGTATTTGTCTCGGGCTACTTTAGTTGTCGTCCCTTCAAATCTAGTTGATCATTGGAGAGGTCAGATTGAGAGGCATGTAAGACAAGGGCAGTTGAGGGTTTTTGTCTGGACTGATCAGAAACGGCCCTCTGCACATAGTCTTGCTTGGGATTATGACGTGGTTATAACTACATTCAGTCGCCTAAGTGCTGAGTGGGGCCCAAAAAAGAGAAGTGTCCTGATGCAAGTTCATTGGCTGAGAATTATGTTAGATGAAGGTCATACCCTTGGTTCAAGTTTAACTTTGACCAACAAACTGCAAATGGCTGTTTCTTTGCGTGCTACCAATCGCTGGTTATTAACTGGAACACCAACTCCAAACACCCCCAGTAGCCAGCTTTCTCATCTGCAACCCTTGCTTAAGTTTCTCCATGATGAAACTTATGGACAGAATCAGAAAGCCTGGGAAGCTGGTATTCTCAAGCCATTCGAAGCAGAGATGGAAGAGGGTCGGTCACGTTTGCTACAGTTACTTCACAGGTGCATGATCAGTGCCAGGAAAAAAGATTTGCAGAATATTCCTCCTTGCATCAAGAAAGTAACACTCTTAAATTTTACTGAAGAACATGCAAGAACTTATAATGAATTGGTAGAACACGTGCGGAGAAACATACTAATGGCAGACTGGAATGATCCTTCTCATGTTGAGAGTTTACTGAACCCTAAACAATGGAAATTCCGAAGTACAACCATCAGAAATGTAAGACTTTCGTGCTGTGTAGCAGGACATATCAGAGTAACAGAGGCAGGTGATGATATTCAAGAAACTATGGATATCTTAGTTGAGGATGGTCTGGATCCCACTTCAGAGGAGTATGGTCTGATAAAATATCACATTTTATTTGGTGGAAACTGCATGAG gTGTAAAGCATGGTGCCGTCTACCAGTGATTACACCTTGTAAACATCTATTATGCCTTGACTGTGTTTCTTTAGATAGCGAGAAGTGTACAATTTCTGGCTGTGGTAACTTGTATGAGATGCAAAGTCCTGAAACACTGGCCCGTCCTGAAAATCCTAATCCAAAGTGGCCCGTTCCAAAGGATCTGATTGAGTTGCAACCATCTTATAAACAG GATGACTGGAATCCCGATTGGCAATCAACATCTAGCAGTAAAGTTGCTTATCTTGTTGGTAGCTTAAAGGAAATAAAGGAAGCTAATAGGATGATTATTATCTCTAACGAGGACAAAATTGTTGAGACTAGTGTATCTCATGTCCATACTAGGATAAACAATTTCAGCATGTTTTCATCGCAGCAGTATTTGGTTGGGCCAGCAAATGATTTCTGCAATATAAATCCACAGAAAGTTATCATATTTTCTCAGTTTCTGGAGCACATACATGTAATTGAACAGCAG TTAGCAATTGCTGGTATCAGTTTTGCCAGTTTGTATAGTCCAATGCCTTCCATTAGCAAG GTGAAAGCACTGTTAACATTTCAGCATGATGTTGACTGCATGGCTCTTTTAATGGACGGAAGTGCAGCTTTAGGTCTTGATCTGAGCTTTGTGACACATGTTTATTTAATGGAGCCAATTTGGGACAAAAG TATGGAGGAACAGGTGATCAGTCGTGCTCATCGGATGGGTGCTACACGTCCTATTCTCGTGGAAACACTGGCGATGAGTGGCACAATTGAGGAGCAAATGATGAAGTTCTTACAG GAGGCTGATGAAGGTAGGAGGTTGTTGAAGGAAGAATATGGTAAACTGGGTCATGATGGAGCACGAGCACCACGCACATTACATGATTTCGCTGAAAGCAATTATCTCACTCGCCTTAACTTTGTTCGGACTAGTTCCAAGGCATGA
- the LOC107003002 gene encoding AP-1 complex subunit sigma-2 isoform X2 has protein sequence MIHFVLLISRQGKVRLTKWYSPYSQKERTKVIRELSGMILTRGPKLCNFVEWRGYKVVYKRYASLYFCMCIDQEDNELEVLEIIHHFVEILDRYFGSAYYILDELVIAGELQESSKKTVARLIAAQDSLVEAAKEEASSLSNIIAQATK, from the exons ATG ATTCATTTTGTTCTGCTCATTAGCCGACAGGGAAAGGTGAGGCTAACCAAGTGGTATTCACCATATTCACAAAAAGAGAGAACCAAG GTAATCCGTGAATTAAGTGGTATGATTCTCACTCGAGGACCGAAGCTTTGCAATTTTGTCGAGTGGAGAGGATACAAAGTCGTTTATAAAAG ATATGCAAGCCTGTATTTCTGTATGTGCATAGACCAAGAGGACAATGAGTTGGAGGTCCTGGAAATcatacaccattttgttgagatTCTGGACCGATACTTTGGAAGT GCATACTATATATTGGACGAACTTGTGATTGCTGGTGAACTCCAAGAATCAAGCAAGAAAACAGTTGCACGTCTAATTGCTGCACAG GATTCTTTGGTTGAGGCTGCCAAAGAAGAGGCAAGTTCTCTTAGTAACATAATTGCACAGGCTACTAAATGA
- the LOC107004156 gene encoding protein SENSITIVITY TO RED LIGHT REDUCED 1-like has protein sequence MDFGEDMESNVDFHINDEAKRMLKEIELVKKNVENSELYAGMCLNLKQNKTIQKHFFRLLGGHSHVQVVIYGLGSTEYSFSSQFQLAVVLLLKRDFPNWIGNIEIYDPCMSAADIIFFEKLGLEVLTNDENCKRRAQRPTMFYMPNPCWYLIGNLLGANWSSSCLNKIFVLTNSFSYTLTNAPRCSTSLETVIRLERILDFTTEVTIETSGNQKYASLFSGFAWHFFDVDPNNDIDKPGCYWLDMQRHLEEGFLENMRSNMTSEDFAQIWIDFRGARRLRCKNVPPPPGCIKLNIYGIGRKSDQPGRYSGIFQDEKGKCFDRYRGDIDVEDNVIAGLEALRIGLAGCMEGRPNAPKLIVESDNVILVHYVNGLPEPNDTAMRWLGEIFDMLKHIACVVCHIYEEANEASRDLALKGECHR, from the exons ATGGATTTTGGTGAGGATATGGAGTCAAATGTTGATTTTCACATAAATGATGAGGCAAAAAGGATGCTTAAAGAGATTGAACTGGTGAAGAAGAATGTTGAGAACTCTGAGCTCTATGCTGGAATGTGCTTGAATCTCAAACAGAATAAAACAATTCAAAAACACTTCTTTCGTCTTTTAGGTGGGCATTCACATGTTCAGGTGGTAATCTATGGTTTGGGAAGCACCGAATACAGTTTTAGTTCACAGTTTCAGCTTGCTGTAGTTCTCCTACTAAAACGAGATTTTCCCAATTGGATTGGCAATATAGAAATATACGATCCCTGCATGTCTGCAGCTGATATCATATTTTTCGAGAAACTAGGTCTTGAGGTTCTCACCAATGATGAAAATTGTAAGAGGAGAGCTCAGAGACCAACAATGTTCTACATGCCTAATCCTTGTTGGTATCTTATTGGAAACCTCTTGGGAGCAAACTGGTCTTCATCTTGTCTTAACAAGATTTTTGTGCTGACAAACTCATTTAGCTACACACTGACCAATGCGCCTCGATGTAGCACTTCTCTAGAAACAGTGATACGCTTGGAGAGAATTCTGGACTTCACAACAGAGGTTACCATAGAAACTAGTGGCAATCAGAAGTATGCTAGTCTGTTCTCAGGATTTGCCTGGCATTTCTTTGACGTGGATCCTAACAATGACATTGACAAACCGGGATGCTATTGGTTGGACATGCAAAG GCATCTTGAAGAAggatttttggaaaatatgagAAGTAATATGACTAGTGAGGATTTTGCACAAATTTGGATTGATTTTCGTGGGGCTCGGCGTTTAAGATGCAAAAATGTACCTCCTCCTCCAGGTTGTATTAAGCTAAACATCTATGGTATTGGTAGAAAGAGTGATCAGCCAGGACGATATAGTGGCATCTTCCAAGATGAAAAAGGGAAGTGTTTTGATAGGTATAGGGGtgacattgatgttgaagaCAATGTGATTGCTGGACTAGAGGCCTTGAGGATTGGGTTGGCAGGATGCATGGAAGGAAGGCCAAATGCGCCGAAGTTGATTGTGGAGTCCGACAATGTTATACTTGTCCACTATGTTAATGGTCTCCCTGAGCCAAATGACACAGCCATGCGCTGGTTGGGAGAAATTTTCGACATGCTGAAACATATAGCTTGTGTAGTTTGCCATATCTACGAAGAAGCCAATGAAGCTTCTAGAGATTTAGCTCTGAAAGGTGAATGTCATAGATAG
- the LOC107004306 gene encoding protein SENSITIVITY TO RED LIGHT REDUCED 1-like — translation MNFGENMEANVDFHIQDEVERMLKEIDLVMKNVENSEFYAGMHLDLKQNETIQKHFFRLLGSHSHVQVVVYGLGSIEYSFHSQFHLAFVLLLKRDCSHWIDSIVIYDPNMSLADIIVFKKLDLEVLTIDENCKRRVQRPTMFYMPDPYCYHIGNLLGANWSSSCLNRICLLTNSFLDTLTDTPRSGPNLEAVIRLERILPFTTEIKIKLSDNTMYANLFSGFAWHFFDVDPNIDIDKPGWFWLDIQRNLEEEFLEDMKGNMTSEEFAEIWGIYRGFRRLRCNNVLPPPGWTKLNIYGIGRKVDQPGQYGGIFQDENGTCLVRYRGVFDVEDNVIAGLEALRLGLARCVEGKPNAEKLIVESDDLTLVQYVNGRPEPNKKAMDKLKEISVLLECITCATVHYIYEEANEAARKLALSDA, via the exons ATGAATTTTGGTGAGAACATGGAGGCAAATGTTGATTTTCACATACAAGATGAGGTAGAAAGGATGCTTAAAGAGATTGATTTGGTGATGAAGAATGTTGAGAACTCTGAGTTCTATGCTGGAATGCACTTGGATCTCAAACAGAATGAAACCATTCAAAAACATTTCTTTCGCCTTTTAGGCTCCCATTCACATGTTCAGGTGGTAGTTTATGGTTTGGGAAGCATTGAATACAGTTTCCATTCACAATTTCATCTTGCTTTTGTTCTACTACTAAAACGGGATTGTTCTCATTGGATTGACAGTATAGTAATATACGATCCCAACATGTCTCTAGCTGATATCatagttttcaaaaaactaGATCTTGAGGTTCTAACCATTGATGAAAATTGTAAGAGGAGAGTTCAGAGACCAACAATGTTCTATATGCCTGATCCTTATTGTTATCATATTGGCAACCTGTTGGGAGCAAACTGGTCTTCATCATGTCTAAACCGGATTTGTTTGCTGACAAACTCATTTCTCGATACACTGACCGATACGCCACGAAGTGGTCCTAATCTAGAAGCAGTGATACGCTTAGAGAGAATTCTTCCCTTCACAacagaaattaaaataaaacttagTGACAATACGATGTATGCTAATTTGTTCTCAGGATTTGCCTGGCATTTCTTTGATGTGGATCCCAACATTGACATCGACAAACCGGGATGGTTTTGGCTGGATATTCAAAG gaatcttgaagaagaattttTGGAAGATATGAAAGGCAACATGACCAGTGAGGAATTTGCAGAAATTTGGGGTATTTATCGCGGGTTTCGTCGTTTAAGATGCAACAACGTTCTTCCTCCTCCAGGATGGACTAAGCTAAACATCTATGGTATTGGTAGAAAGGTTGATCAGCCAGGACAATATGGTGGCATCTTCCAAGATGAAAACGGAACGTGTTTAGTTAGGTATAGAGGAGTCTTTGATGTTGAAGACAATGTGATTGCTGGACTAGAGGCCTTGAGGCTCGGGTTGGCCAGATGCGTGGAAGGAAAACCAAATGCAGAGAAGTTGATTGTGGAGTCAGATGATCTTACACTTGTCCAATATGTTAATGGTCGCCCAGAGCCAAACAAAAAGGCTATGGACAAGTTGAAGGAAATTTCCGTCTTGCTGGAATGTATAACTTGTGCAACAGTTCACTATATCTATGAAGAAGCCAATGAAGCTGCTAGGAAGTTGGCTCTGAGTGATGCATAG